From Topomyia yanbarensis strain Yona2022 chromosome 1, ASM3024719v1, whole genome shotgun sequence, one genomic window encodes:
- the LOC131677435 gene encoding cytochrome c oxidase subunit NDUFA4, which produces MQGLSLASLRKNPALIPLYVCVGIGAIGAVYYTARLALRSPEVTWSRKNNPEPWEEYRNKQHKFYSPVRDYSKVESQAPKFSE; this is translated from the exons ATGCAGGGATTAAGCCTGGCTAGTCTTAGAAAAAATCCAGCC TTGATTCCGCTGTATGTTTGCGTTGGCATTGGTGCCATTGGAGCTGTTTACTACACCGCTCGTTTGGCTCTTCGTAGCCCCGAAGTCACCTGGAGCCGAAAGAACAACCCGGAGCCGTGGGAGGAGTACAGGAATAAGCAGCATAAG TTCTACTCTCCGGTCAGAGATTACAGCAAGGTCGAAAGCCAGGCCCCCAAGTTTAGCGAATAA
- the LOC131695017 gene encoding cytochrome c oxidase subunit NDUFA4-like translates to MRGLGIREAFKHPLVLPIYALCILDACWMSFHIVRTSLYNPDVVWDHKNNPEPWQDHRDKRYRLYAGTYDYSKRPCLAPIFKDGDVIPVEMPKDAGKFKGNN, encoded by the exons ATGCGTGGCTTGGGCATTCGTGAAGCGTTTAAACATCCACTG GTACTTCCAATCTACGCTCTCTGCATACTCGACGCATGCTGGATGTCCTTCCACATTGTTCGAACCAGTCTGTATAATCCAGATGTGGTTTGGGATCACAAAAATAATCCAGAACCATGGCAGGACCATCGGGATAAACGCTATCGG CTATATGCCGGAACCTACGATTATTCCAAACGTCCCTGCTTAGCACCCATTTTCAAGGACGGCGATGTGATACCAGTCGAGATGCCGAAAGATGCAGGAAAATTCAAGGGAAATAACTAA
- the LOC131677436 gene encoding osmotic avoidance abnormal protein 3, which produces MAENVKVVVRCRPMNKREQQAGCKNITQIDNAAVNLDNPNDKSAPQKSFKFDSAYGYAATTENIYSDICYPLVESVLEGYNATIFAYGQTGCGKSHTMQGTTYNLAAADPNNANNIGIIPRSFEHVFEAIAVASDMRYLVLASYLEIYNETIRDLLQPSSAGATGLAIKEVPGEGVTVQGLSMHTIHGMKECIELLEAGAKNRIVGATLMNIESSRSHSIFTISLEQMSTNQGQHAVIKRGKLNLVDLAGSERQSKTGATGERFKEATKINLSLSALGNVISALVDGKTKHVPYRDSKLTRLLQDSLGGNTKTLMIACISPADSNYDETLSTLRYANRAKNIANKPKVNEDPKDTMLREYQQEIQRLKYLLASEGKDDNMIPNGNVQEPNEVEADASIDDEKGTHEGQYDLEVNGLRKEYEQQKIAKQQLVKDIEKIKSYYEGQMQQLVSKRDTEKALEPAAPVDKQEIYDRIKLIKDALIGGERANDVQLKEKRYRNKLASEKRLNALAHAISRVQQSEDRDLLQGHYTDIQQELKVRHEQIRQQRKRIKSLESDISDIQGEFQTDRADYLATIRLLEKKILFYEAVFQKALPVLRKDGRYWNLECLEINSEWNDDLRKWKLPDDTLLRVRLPPADPIQPGSSPKNGRDSQTSLTAPGRLERSSTLILTKLPDFDSTNSSASESSRKQEFLSKSTNCNPFPKIEDVAMSYFRPRRAAELVYRSGWGNLQK; this is translated from the exons atggcggaaaaCGTGAAAGTTGTCGTACGTTGCCGACCGATGAATAAACGGGAACAGCAGGCGGGGTGTAAG AACATAACACAAATCGACAACGCAGCGGTTAATCTGGACAATCCCAACGACAAAAGTGCCCCGCAGAAATCGTTCAAGTTTGATAGCGCCTATGGCTATGCAGCCACCACCGAGAACATCTACAGCGACATCTGTTATCCACTAGTAGAG AGCGTCCTCGAGGGTTACAACGCCACCATTTTTGCCTACGGACAAACAGGATGTGGAAAATCGCACACCATGCAGGGAACCACGTACAACCTAGCGGCAGCGGATCCGAACAATGCCAATAATATCGGTATCATACCGCGATCGTTTGAGCACGTGTTCGAAGCGATTGCCGTCGCAAGCGACATGCGCTATCTGGTGCTCGCTAGCTATCTGGAAATTTACAACGAAACGATTCGAGATTTGCTGCAGCCGTCCAGTGCGGGTGCCACCGGTCTAGCGATTAAGGAAGTTCCCGGGGAAGGTGTAACAGTACAGGGCTTATCGATGCACACGATTCACGGAATGAAGGAGTGCATAGAACTGTTGGAAGCGGGAGCCAAGAACCGTATCGTAGGTGCGACGTTGATGAACATTGAGAGCTCCCGGTCGCATTCGATTTTTACCATTAGTTTAGAACAAATGTCGACCAACCAAGGTCAACATGCTGTGATAAAGCGAGGGAAGCTGAATCTGGTTGATTTGGCTGGTTCGGAACGGCAGAGTAAAACCGGTGCAACCGGAGAGCGGTTCAAGGAAGCGACAAAGATTAATCTTTCACTTTCGGCCCTTGGCAATGTGATATCGGCATTGGTTGACGGGAAAACGAAACATGTGCCTTACCGGGATTCGAAGCTAACACGGCTGTTACAG GATTCTTTGGGAGGTAACACAAAAACTCTGATGATAGCCTGTATCTCCCCGGCTGATTCGAACTACGACGAAACGTTATCCACGCTGCGCTACGCAAATCGGGCGAAGAACATCGCCAACAAACCAAAAGTGAACGAGGATCCCAAGGATACCATGCTTCGAGAGTACCAACAGGAGATCCAACGACTGAAATATCTGTTGGCAAGTGAAGGAAAGGATGATAACATGATTCCTAATGGCAATGTTCAAGAACCGAATGAAGTTGAAGCTGACGCTTCAATTGACGATGAGAAGGGTACTCACGAAGGCCAGTACGATTTAGAGGTAAACGGTTTGAGAAAGGAATACGAACAACAGAAAATCGCCAAACAACAGCTGGTGAAGGACATTGAAAAGATCAAGTCGTACTACGAAGGACAGATGCAACAGTTGGTATCGAAAAGAGACACCGAAAAAGCCCTGGAACCGGCAGCTCCTGTAGATAAGCAGGAAATATACGATCGGATCAAGCTGATTAAAGATGCTCTGATAGGTGGCGAGAGGGCTAATGATGTACAGTTAAAGGAAAAACGATATCGTAACAAACTGGCCTCGGAGAAACGACTGAACGCTTTGGCACACGCAATCAGCAGGGTGCAGCAAAGTGAAGACCGGGATCTACTGCAGGGCCACTACACCGATATTCAGCAGGAGCTCAAAGTTCGACACGAACAGATACGGCAGCAGAGAAAGCGTATAAAATCCCTAGAGAGCGATATCTCGGATATTCAAGGGGAATTTCAGACTGACCGAGCAGATTATCTGGCGACGATAAGACTGCTGGAAAAGAAGATTCTTTTCTACGAGGCCGTCTTTCAGAAAGCGTTGCCCGTGCTGCGGAAGGACGGACGCTACTGGAATCTTGAGTGTTTGGAGATCAACTCCGAGTGGAATGATGATCTGAGGAAATGGAAACTGCCGGATGATACACTCTTGAGGGTGCGGCTACCGCCGG CGGATCCCATCCAGCCTGGATCGTCCCCGAAGAACGGCCGCGACAGTCAAACGTCCCTCACGGCACCAGGTCGGTTGGAGCGTAGCTCAACCTTAATCCTAACAAAGCTACCCGATTTCGACAGTACCAACTCATCCGCCAGTGAATCATCTCGCAAACAGGAATTCCTCAGCAAAAGCACCAACTGCAACCCATTTCCAAAGATAGAAGATGTGGCGATGTCCTACTTTCGACCACGGCGAGCTGCTGAATTGGTATACCGGAGCGGCTGGGGGAATCTACAGAAGTAG
- the LOC131677437 gene encoding NAD(P)H-hydrate epimerase gives MIFRKLTNNIVTNIIKNISVFSVPTEAIHGLCKMKFLNQQEAIAVDEELFNQYRFSVDQLMELAGLSCAHAINDCYGTSAINKRVLVCCGPGNNGGDGLVAARHLVLMNYEPYVYYPKRTPKELFANLQHQCESMGITVSQECPTLNWVDDRFGLIVDALFGFSFKPPVRESFVPIMEVLRRTKVPIASIDIPSGWHVEEGPQSEEDIKPDCLISLTAPKMCAAHLASVKHYLGGRFVPPKLQEKYSLQLPTYAGNDLFVRLV, from the exons ATGATATTCCGAAAATTAACAAACAATATCGTAACCAACATTATTAAG AACATTTCGGTTTTCTCCGTTCCTACCGAAGCCATCCACGGACTCTGCAAAATGAAATTCCTCAATCAGCAGGAAGCGATCGCGGTAGACGAAGAACTTTTTAACCAGTACCGATTCAGCGTCGACCAGTTGATGGAGTTGGCGGGCCTTAGCTGTGCCCATGCCATCAACGATTGCTACGGCACCAGTGCTATAAACAAACGTGTTCTTGTTTGCTGTGGCCCCGGTAACAACGGTGGCGATGGTCTGGTAGCTGCCCGCCATTTGGTACTGATGAACTACGAACCGTATGTATACTATCCAAAGCGAACGCCGAAAGAGTTATTTGCAAATCTTCAGCACCAGTGTGAGTCGATGGGAATCACGGTTAGCCAGGAATGTCCAACGTTAAACTGGGTCGATGACCGATTCGGACTGATCGTAGATGCGCTGTTTGGATTCAGTTTCAAGCCCCCGGTTAGGGAGTCCTTCGTTCCTATTATGGAGGTGTTGAGACGGACAAAGGTTCCCATCGCGAG TATTGACATTCCGAGTGGTTGGCATGTAGAGGAAGGTCCGCAGAGTGAAGAGGATATTAAACCGGACTGTTTGATTTCGCTGACAGCACCTAAGATGTGTGCAGCGCATCTTGCAAGTGTGAAACACTACCTCGGCGGTCGTTTTGTCCCACCTAAGTTGCAGGAAAAGTATTCGTTGCAACTCCCAACATATGCGGGAAATGATTTGTTTGTTAGACTAGTCTAA